A DNA window from Onthophagus taurus isolate NC chromosome 1, IU_Otau_3.0, whole genome shotgun sequence contains the following coding sequences:
- the LOC111417621 gene encoding interaptin-like has translation MLSAKKVQLHGIKDKRWITRDKVNQYKGLVTLFQREKAIEGYDKVVVRKQQEKIVHKLNKSLKNQRQALDNCIYGDRQEIRNCLNVDNRLKLAYQDLPIEKIIEHIHQENFNLRKTLDRLIYKIKLRTEHLIKCKLEVAQYEDTVIELKKKNKIELKSQEMSALVQDVILRKDAAIRVGVIYRKIIHFMRKDRIYFDSVLNTLRVDFYIQNDCMVQAINLGQMATEQRDDLTLEYNRVLLAVKQYQELCKKENDSNYKPKNLKQYMVKSKEQLVERCQDLRPPSPSIEHRKLEEIFSNLKQITKSSKLCEILPCMELQKELSNKFHNIIENLTKGHENLTNKVNHAQLSLSNYLCFNDEPLSYQQEVQQLKDTMEEKNKQIKEIRARQQILNHVCTKVDAAIKQIDITCNPIIIKKEVIQKSHPQFTPYYEQYPFTKLFDEITLKISYLQSVYSDLDTYCIPQRDKSLYKNLLKPLNSAMLKTTMKKQSYIQFAQAEDPLILTREGVKEKSLEYAMKAKMILEDLS, from the exons ATGTTGAGCGCTAAAAAGGTTCAGTTACATGGTATCAAAGATAAACGATGGATAACAAGAGATAAAGTAAATCAATACAAAGGATTAGTCACACTTTTTC aaaGAGAAAAAGCAATCGAGGGATATGATAAAGTCGTTGTTAGAAAACAACAAGAGAAAATAGTtcataaacttaataaaagtttaaaaaatcagcGACAAGCTTTAGATAACTGCATTTATGGTGATCGACAAGAAATACGGAATTGTTTAAACGTAgataatcgtttaaaattagcATACCAAGATTTACCAATAGAg aaaattattgaGCATATCCaccaagaaaattttaatcttcGTAAAACGTTAGatcgtttaatttataaaatcaaattaagaACAGAAcatcttataaaatgtaaactaGAGGTTGCTCAATACGAAGATACAGTAATAgaacttaaaaagaaaaataaaattgaacttAAATCGCAAGAGATGTCAGCGTTAGTACAAGATGTTATATTACGAAAAGACGCAGCAATTCGAGTCGGTGTTATTTATCGAAAAATAATTCACTTTATGAGAAAAGATAGGatttattttgatagcgttttaaatactttacgtgtcgatttttatatacaaaacgATTGCATGGTTCAAGCAATTAATTTGGGACAAATGGCCACAGAACAAAGAGACGATTTAACACTTGAATATAACAGAGTTTTGTTAGCTGTGAAACAATATCAAGAATtatgtaaaaaagaaaatgattcaaattataaacccaaaaatttgaaacaatataTGGTTAAATCTAAAGAACAG cttGTCGAAAGATGCCAAGATTTACGTCCACCATCTCCATCAATTGAACATCGTAAACTTGAAGAAATATTTAgcaatttgaaacaaattacaaaatcaagTAAATTATGCGAAATACTTCCTTG tatgGAATTGCAAAAGGAACTTTCAAATAAGTTCCACAACATAATTGAAAACTTAACAAAAGGACACGAAAATTTAACGAATAAAGTAAACCATGCTCAATTATCCCTTTCAAATTATCTCTGTTTTAACGATGAACCATTATCTTATCAACAAGAAGTGCAGCAACTAAAGGATACGatggaagaaaaaaataaacaaattaaagaaataagggCTCGTCAACAGATTTTAAATCATGTATGCACCAAAGTGGATGCTGCGATTAAACAAATAGATATTACATGTAACccgattataattaaaaaggagGTTATCCAAAAAAGTCATCCACAATTTACTCCTTATTACGAGCAGTACCCGTTTACAAAACTGTTTGATGAGATTAcgttgaaaatttcgtatctACAATCTGTTTATAGCGACTTAGATACATACTGCATTCCACAAAGAGACAAAAGtttgtacaaaaatttattaaaaccacTCAATTCTGCTATGTTGAAAACTACAATGAAAAAACAGTCATATATACAGTTTGCGCAGGCCGAGGACCCATTGATACTCACCAGGGAAggtgttaaagaaaaaagtttagaATATGCTATGAAAGCTAAAATGATTTTAGAAGATttgtcataa